One region of Paucidesulfovibrio gracilis DSM 16080 genomic DNA includes:
- a CDS encoding glycine betaine ABC transporter substrate-binding protein codes for MLRFRRPAVFLSTLLLLVSLLSTASAGAAEPVRFAVPPWPGVTVKSTVVCQLLEALGYETHQEEIGPVIAYNSMGLDEVDVCLAGWTPQQNPMLEPLLEKGTLELLHENLGDALIGLCVPEYTYEAGVHSIADLDAHADKFNNTIYNIEAGSGMHTSVAEIIENDVAGLGDWEQIGSTTPMMLTQVGDMMKNGEWAVFGCWKPHWMNVVLDMKYLEAVPGSEVLVTTSKVYTVVRTGLDKDMPEVYAFLKRFEVPSSVQDGWIYAYGYKKQPVEEVAREWIVQNMDLVQPWFEGLHSVDGKPASDVLSAAFAQ; via the coding sequence ATGCTTCGTTTCCGGAGACCCGCTGTTTTTCTTTCCACGCTGTTGTTGTTGGTTTCGTTGCTGTCCACGGCATCCGCCGGGGCCGCGGAACCTGTTCGTTTCGCTGTTCCGCCGTGGCCCGGCGTAACGGTCAAGAGCACCGTGGTTTGTCAGTTGTTGGAAGCCCTGGGATATGAAACACACCAGGAAGAGATCGGCCCGGTCATCGCTTACAACAGCATGGGTCTCGACGAAGTTGATGTCTGTCTGGCGGGGTGGACCCCGCAGCAAAACCCCATGCTGGAGCCGCTTCTCGAAAAGGGAACCCTGGAGCTGCTGCATGAAAACCTCGGCGACGCGTTGATCGGATTGTGCGTGCCTGAATACACCTATGAAGCCGGTGTTCACAGCATTGCGGATCTGGACGCGCATGCCGACAAATTCAATAATACCATCTACAACATTGAAGCCGGTAGCGGCATGCACACGTCCGTTGCCGAGATTATTGAAAACGATGTGGCCGGGCTTGGAGACTGGGAGCAAATCGGCAGCACCACGCCCATGATGCTCACGCAGGTCGGCGACATGATGAAAAACGGGGAATGGGCTGTTTTTGGTTGCTGGAAGCCCCACTGGATGAACGTTGTCCTGGATATGAAGTATCTGGAAGCGGTGCCCGGTTCCGAGGTGCTGGTGACCACGTCCAAGGTCTACACCGTGGTGCGCACCGGTTTGGATAAGGATATGCCCGAGGTCTATGCCTTTCTGAAGCGGTTTGAGGTTCCTTCCTCGGTGCAGGATGGATGGATCTATGCCTACGGGTATAAAAAACAGCCCGTGGAAGAAGTGGCCCGTGAGTGGATCGTCCAGAACATGGACCTGGTCCAGCCGTGGTTCGAGGGGCTGCACAGCGTGGACGGCAAGCCCGCGTCGGACGTCCTGAGCGCCGCGTTTGCCCAATAA
- a CDS encoding pyridoxal phosphate-dependent aminotransferase — translation MHISERIRGLKPSATLTINAKTQQLRAQGREVVSLAVGEPDFSTPAHVIQAAKDALDNGKTRYTPVPGLPELRKAAAGYFQGFYGAEADAEHIICTAGGKQALYNLFMTLLDPGDEVLLPGPYWVSYPAMISLAGGVTKVVPTSEHNDFLVTVEDLEQHVTDNTRVLLLNSPSNPTGGVYTQEQLEELAAWAVSKDIFVISDEVYDRLVYAPAAPASLSPFWQRNPEHVAVVNALSKSFCLTGMRVGFALAHPELIKGMSKIQGQSTSNINSVTQYAALAAFNGSWDVLDRMTEAFARRRDYILETLGSWPGVTCPKPNGAFYVFPVLNALYKGDITDSTTLCTKLLEEAGVALVPGSAFGDDRCARISYAVSDDVLADSLDKIAKVLLG, via the coding sequence GGCTGAAGCCGTCCGCAACCCTGACCATCAACGCCAAAACGCAACAATTGCGCGCCCAGGGTCGAGAAGTGGTCAGCCTGGCCGTTGGCGAACCCGACTTTTCAACGCCTGCCCACGTGATCCAGGCCGCCAAAGACGCACTGGACAACGGCAAAACCAGATATACCCCGGTGCCGGGCCTGCCGGAACTGCGCAAAGCCGCGGCCGGTTATTTTCAGGGCTTTTACGGCGCCGAGGCCGACGCTGAACACATCATCTGTACTGCGGGCGGAAAGCAGGCCTTGTACAACCTGTTCATGACCCTGCTGGACCCGGGGGATGAGGTGCTGCTGCCCGGACCCTACTGGGTCAGCTATCCGGCCATGATCAGCCTTGCCGGCGGCGTGACCAAGGTGGTCCCGACCAGCGAACACAACGACTTTCTTGTTACCGTGGAAGACCTGGAACAACACGTCACGGACAACACCCGGGTATTGCTGCTCAATTCCCCATCCAACCCCACGGGCGGCGTCTACACGCAGGAGCAGCTCGAGGAGCTGGCGGCCTGGGCCGTGTCCAAAGACATTTTCGTCATTTCGGATGAAGTGTACGATCGACTGGTCTACGCACCGGCCGCGCCCGCCTCGTTGTCCCCGTTCTGGCAGCGGAACCCGGAACATGTGGCCGTGGTCAACGCGCTTTCCAAAAGCTTCTGCCTCACGGGCATGCGCGTGGGGTTCGCTCTGGCGCATCCGGAACTGATCAAAGGCATGTCCAAGATTCAAGGACAGTCCACCTCCAACATCAACTCCGTGACCCAATACGCGGCTCTGGCCGCATTCAACGGTTCCTGGGACGTTCTGGACCGGATGACCGAGGCGTTCGCACGTCGGCGCGACTACATTCTGGAAACGCTCGGCTCCTGGCCGGGGGTGACCTGCCCCAAACCCAATGGCGCGTTCTATGTCTTCCCCGTGCTGAACGCACTGTACAAAGGGGATATTACGGATTCCACCACGCTTTGCACCAAGCTGCTGGAAGAGGCCGGCGTTGCCCTGGTTCCGGGATCGGCCTTTGGCGACGACCGTTGCGCACGCATCTCCTACGCCGTAAGCGACGACGTCCTCGCCGATTCACTGGATAAAATTGCCAAGGTGTTGCTGGGCTAG